Proteins encoded together in one Thiovulum sp. ES window:
- a CDS encoding branched-chain amino acid aminotransferase, group I (PFAM: Aminotransferase class IV~TIGRFAM: branched-chain amino acid aminotransferase, group I), with the protein MKEAKYIWMDGDFVDWKDAKTHILTHTLHYGNGVFEGTRAYQTDKGLAIFRLRDHTQRLLDSAKIVMIKPNFSLDELEKAQVELLQKNEFGGNVYIRPIIYLGYGVMGVHHVKAPVQTAVAGWEWGSYLGDEGLEKGIRVKISSFTRNSPKSTMGKAKAVANYLNSQMAKFEAIEAGYEEGLLLDDNGFIAEGSGEIFFIVKNGTVICPPNDFALQSITQDTVLRLASDLGIPVERRKISRDEVYTADEAFFTGTAAEVTPIRDVDARIIGNGKRGEITAKLQTAYFDVVYGRNEKYIDMLTFI; encoded by the coding sequence ATGAAAGAAGCAAAATATATTTGGATGGACGGAGATTTTGTAGATTGGAAAGATGCAAAAACTCACATCCTTACTCACACTTTACATTACGGAAATGGTGTTTTTGAAGGAACTCGTGCTTATCAAACTGATAAGGGTTTGGCGATTTTCCGACTTCGAGATCACACTCAAAGACTTCTTGACTCTGCAAAAATTGTAATGATTAAACCAAATTTTTCACTTGACGAGCTTGAAAAAGCACAAGTTGAACTTTTACAAAAAAATGAATTTGGCGGAAATGTGTATATTCGACCAATTATCTATTTAGGATACGGTGTTATGGGTGTTCATCATGTAAAAGCACCAGTTCAAACAGCAGTTGCTGGTTGGGAATGGGGTAGCTATCTTGGTGATGAGGGTCTTGAAAAAGGTATCCGTGTCAAGATTTCATCTTTTACACGAAACTCTCCAAAATCAACAATGGGAAAAGCAAAAGCTGTTGCAAACTACTTGAATTCTCAAATGGCAAAATTTGAGGCAATTGAGGCGGGATATGAAGAGGGCTTACTTCTTGATGACAATGGATTTATTGCCGAAGGTAGCGGTGAGATCTTTTTTATTGTCAAAAATGGAACTGTCATCTGTCCTCCAAACGATTTTGCTCTTCAATCTATCACTCAAGATACTGTTTTAAGACTTGCGAGTGATTTAGGTATTCCTGTTGAGAGAAGAAAGATTTCTCGCGATGAGGTCTATACAGCAGACGAAGCTTTTTTCACTGGAACTGCTGCTGAAGTTACTCCAATTCGTGATGTTGATGCTCGAATTATTGGAAATGGCAAACGGGGAGAAATCACTGCAAAGTTGCAAACGGCATATTTTGATGTTGTTTATGGTCGAAATGAGAAGTATATTGACATGCTAACTTTTATTTAA
- a CDS encoding pseudouridine synthase, RluA family (PFAM: RNA pseudouridylate synthase~TIGRFAM: pseudouridine synthase, RluA family), producing the protein EVVVEIREAEKSESEFEIDFDVPILYEDDSLLVVNKPPNLIVHSAPSVKEATLVDWLKSRGISLSTISGEERHGIVHRLDKGTTGAMVVAKNNFSHQKLSEQLSNRTMGRNYFAIVNMPLKEDISVELPLARNPKNRLKMGIVENGKWAKTDFTKLKISKNEKEEFIEAKLHTGRTHQIRVHLLSLQRYILGDELYGFGKNQKEFPHMLLHAHKIYFIHPKTEKRIEIDAPLSAEFQKYLDKNF; encoded by the coding sequence GAGGTTGTTGTGGAAATTAGAGAAGCGGAAAAAAGCGAGAGTGAATTTGAGATAGATTTTGATGTTCCAATTTTATATGAAGATGATTCTCTACTTGTTGTAAATAAACCACCAAACCTCATCGTTCATTCTGCTCCTTCGGTCAAAGAGGCGACACTTGTTGATTGGTTAAAAAGTCGGGGAATTTCACTTTCAACAATTAGCGGAGAAGAGAGACACGGAATTGTCCATCGACTTGATAAGGGAACAACTGGAGCAATGGTTGTTGCAAAAAATAATTTTTCTCACCAAAAATTGTCGGAACAACTTTCAAATCGAACAATGGGTCGAAACTATTTTGCAATTGTAAATATGCCATTAAAAGAAGATATTTCCGTAGAGCTTCCACTCGCACGAAATCCTAAAAATCGTTTAAAAATGGGCATTGTTGAAAATGGAAAATGGGCTAAAACTGATTTTACAAAACTCAAAATTTCTAAAAATGAGAAAGAGGAGTTTATAGAAGCAAAATTACACACGGGACGAACTCATCAAATTCGTGTTCATCTGCTTTCTCTTCAGCGATATATTCTTGGTGATGAACTTTACGGTTTTGGTAAAAATCAAAAAGAGTTTCCGCACATGCTTTTACATGCTCATAAAATCTATTTTATTCACCCAAAAACTGAAAAGCGAATTGAGATAGATGCACCTCTTTCAGCAGAATTCCAAAAATATCTTGACAAAAATTTCTAA